ACTATATCGGACAACTTGATCCATACTAATATTCATATCTTTTGCGAGGTCATAGTATCTCACATTATGATGAATAATTCCTAAAAACATAATGGCACTATCTAATAAAAAATCTTTCTTCTCGCTACCAAAAATGTCTAAGAAACGAGTATACACCCAATTTAATGTCTTAAAATTACCTTCTCTTATGAACTGTTTAATATCTAAGTCATTTATATAAATTACTTCCTCAAATAGAGAAATCAATTTATTATCTCTATTTGCCTCCATTAACAAAGTTATTTGTTTAATGAAAATTTCAATATTTGAAGGGCTCTGTCCGATCAACAACTCATTTCTTTCATGTTCAAGTTTTTTATAAATCATATTAAATAATGCGACTACTAAATCACTTTTAGACGAAAAATAATTATAAAATGTACCTTTAGAAATACCACTATATTCTAATATGTCTTGAATAGATGTTGCTTGAAATCCTTTTTCAATAAACAATTCATGAGCTATTTTTACAACATGCTGTTTACGATCATTCATATAATCACCTTGGTTTTAGTTAATTACTGCTTAAAAAACATAGTACATTATTTTAACATTTTTAACTAGTAAATATCTGTTTAGATTATTAAAGATTTCTAATGGTTATTATAATTGCATCTAATGATTGAATGGTATATCATATTATCTTATATAGAAGATGGAAACACAGTTCAAAAAATTGAACTAGATGTACAAAGGAGGGGAAATCATGGATCATTCCATGAATAAATCAGTTAGTCCACCATATGGAATTATTACAATCCTAATGATTGGGGCTTTTATTGCTTTCTTAAACAATACTTTACTTAATATTGCTTTACCTTCCATTATGAAGGATTTGGACGTTGAACCTTCGACTGTTCAATGGCTTTCTACTGGATATATGTTAGTTAATGGAATTCTAATTCCGACTACTGCTTTTTTAATTCAAAAATATTCTGTTAGACATTTATTTTTAACCGCACTACTTTTATTTAATATCGGTACTTTAACTGCAGGATTTGCACATGTATTTTCTTTATTATTAGCGGGCCGTATGATTCAAGCTTCCGGTTCGGCTATTTTAATGCCATTATTAATGAATGTTATGCTAACTAGCTTCCCTGTTGAAAAACGAGGAACTGCAATGGGCTTCTTTGGTTTAGTAATGATGGGTGCACCAGCAATCGGACCAACTTTATCAGGTTGGATTATTGAACATTATGACTGGAGAATGCTTTTCCATGTTGTTTCACCGATTGCATTTACGATTTTAATTATTGGCTTTTTCTTACTTAAAGATAAAAAAGAGAAATCAAATAGTACGATCGACCTTTTCTCTGTTCTTTTATCAAGTTTAGGTTTTGGTGGATTATTGTACGGTTTTAGTACTGCAGGAACAAAAGGATGGGAAAGTCCAGAAGCTTACGTTACTTTAATTGTAGGGATTATTTCATTAGTACTCTTTATCTTACGTCAATTAAAACTTGATACGCCAATGCTTAACTTTAGAATTTATCGTTACCCTATGTTTGCTTTATCATCAGCGATTTCAATTGTCGTTACAATGGCTATGTTCTCAGCCATGATGCTTTTACCGATTTACACTCAAACGCTTAGAGGCATTAAACCTTTTGATGCAGGCTTAATGCTGTTACCAGGTGCTTTATTAATGGCAATTATGTCGCCAATTACGGGTAAATTATTTGATAAAATTGGCGGAAGAATACTTGCTGTAACTGGTTTAGCAATTATGACTGTTACTACTTATTTTTTAAGTAAATTAACAATGGATACAACCTATACACATATTATTATTTTATACTCATTACGTATGTTCGGTATGTCGATGGTAATGATGCCAGTATCGACAAATGGTTTAAATCAATTACCAAAACGATTCTATCCACATGGTACTGCGATGAATAATACTTTACAGCAAGTATCCGGTGCGATTGGTACTGCTTTACTCGTAACAGTAATGTCTAATCGTACAGAATCAAAAGCTAAAGAGCTTGCTGCTGAAGCAATGAAGCATGTGACTAGTAAACCTACCCCTGAAATGCTTGCTCAAATTAAGCAAGAGATCACAATGAAGGCAATGTTAGAGGGAATTAATTTCTCATTTTATGTGACAGTATTCGTTGCCGCAGTAGCACTAGTTCTTGCATTCTTTATCAAACGTTCAACACCTGCAGAAGAACCTGTAGTGAAAGAAAATACTAATACTAGTTCTAACTTTAAGAAAAAGTTAGCAGAGAATTAATAAAGTAAGTTTAAGACTAAAAAAGTTCAACCAAATTGGTTGAACTTTTTTTATTAGTATTTATAAATAAAATAATCAAAATCCGCATGTAGCCCTTGACCAGTCGTATCCTGACATTGCATTCCAACGAATGCACCTGTAAAGAATCCCCCGCCTTGAATGTAATCATCAGACAGTTTATATGAATAAAGTGCTACAGGTATTTCTGTCCATTCCTCTCCATCAAATGAGTAAGAGTACTTGTAAACATTCGTTTTCACATCTACTCGAAGATACACATATTCAACGTGTTCTGGAATAATCATTTCGTTGCCTTGAAGAGGTTGATCGAACTTAAAATTATCACATGTTACTAATTCAAGAATTCTACCCTTTTCTTCATTCCATGTGATTTGACATGAAGTCCAGTTTTGAGTATTGTAATAATTTACTAAACCAGCTGATTGATGGAATGACTTTGGATTAAAGGCTACTTTTGTTTCTGCAGTAAAGTTAAAATGTTGCCAGCGTCTTGCTATAAATGACTGAGTAAATTTAGATGTTAGGGATTTCTCTTCCGTAAAGTCGTAGATGTGCTGGATTGTCTTTTAGTGAAACGATATTCTCTCCTAACGGAATTCTCAAGTTTTGAAAATGAGGGTTTAAGATTTCTGAGTTAAAGTCATCCATCTCAGGGTAATCACTTTCCCATTTTACTTCATCTATTTTTGGACCCTCTATTTCAAGTGAAGGACTATTCCCATCTACAACATACGGCCAATCATTTTTCCACTCAAGCCTTTGAATAGCAGTTTCTCTTCCTAATGGACAGAAACCTCTTGGGTCTAACAACGGTTGACCTTCTCTTGGTAAGGGTCTTCCTGTTAAATGCACAAGGAACCATTCATCTGTATTTTACTTTTCAATTACCCCCTACCCCGTATTATTGACTTTTCTCAATCATTAACTTGTTCAACTTTACTCCATTCTGCTTCCTGAAGAGCCCTCCATAAAATTTTCCCACTTGCAGTAGTTGGAAATTTATCAATAAATTCGACGTATCTCGGATATTTATAGTTAGCCATATGCTCTTTAGACCAATCGATAATGTCATCCTCACTTACATTTCCTGAATAAAGAGGGTTTAGGATCACATATGCCTTTACTGTTTCGCCCCTTTTTTCATCAGGTTTACTAACAACACAAGCTTGTTGAATGGCCGGATGTTTATAAAGTAGGTTTTCCACTTCGGTTGGCCACACTTTAAAGCCTGATGCGTTAATCATCCTCTTAACACGGTCAACAATAAAATAGTACCCTTCATCATCAAACCGACCGATATCTCCTGTACGGAAAAATAGTTTTCCGTCCATTTCAATAAAGGCGTCATTTGTTTCTTCGGGTCGGTTAAAATATCCTTTAAATACTTGTGGTCCATTAACAACAATCTCACCAACCTCACCGACACCTAACTGTTTCATTGTTACCGGCTCGATAATTCTGGCGTCTACGTCAAATGATGGTATTCCAAGACATTGAAGTTTTGGTCGATCTGGCGGATTAAAATGTGTCTGAGCAATTGTTTCTGATAATCCATACCCTTCTACAAACTTTAAGCCTGTTAATTGGAATAACTGGTCTCCTACTGCTTCTGGAAGAGGAGCTCCACCACCTGCAATATTTACAAGAGACTTGATGTGATCTATATTTAAATTTGGATTTGCTAAAAAGTCAATCAGCATTGTACTAATATTTACCCAATGGGTACATTGATAGTGTTCAATCAGTTTGCATGCATGGTTTCGATTCCATCTTGTTAGCAATACCATACTTGAACCAGTAAGAATCGGTGTATGCATTCCATGAACCATTCCTGTTACATGGAATAGAGGTAAAGTTGAAAAGCTAACGGCATTTGCAGAAATATTCATCCAAACGGCAGATCCTACTACATTTGCTTGTACCGTTTTATGTGTGTGTACACAGCCTTTTGGTAAACCTGTTGTTCCTGAAGTATATGGAAGGACTGCAACATCATCTGATTTACCTTCATATAGTGACGGGGTAAGCTGTGTTTGTATTGCATCCTCCCAATAAAATAAATTTTCGTTTTGATAGATTTTCTTTATCTCAGTTATTTCAACGGTTAAATCGGAAACTAAAGGAATGGTTGGTAAGTATTCAGAGTAAACTGCAACTATTAAATTCTCTAATCCAGTTGTAGCTTTTAAAGGTTCAATTTGAGGGGTGAGTTCTTGGCCAATGATTGCGGTTTTAATTTCACAATCATTTATGTAAAATTCAAGTTCATCAGTGGTGTTCATCGGGTTAATTGGTACTACAATTCCTCTTACTCTTAATATTGCATAAAAGGCGATGACATATTGGGGTGAGTTTTGCATATAAAGCATTACACGTTCACCAGGAGATATTTCTAACCTTTGTTCAAGATAACCTGCCAAGTGATCAACCTCTTCAAGAAGTTGCTTGTACGTTGTTGAAGCGCCATAATACTCTATTGCAGTTTTATTTGGATACCTTTTTGCCGAAACGACTAAATTATCATAGAGTGTTGTCTCAGGTAAAGTTAAAGATTTAGAAACCCTTTTTGGCCAATACGCAAAATGTGAAGTACTCATAAATTTTCCCCTCCGCTTATGTACCTAATTTTAAATTAAGTTTTAATACTTACAGCTATTTCTTGTATTATGAAATTTTTGGCATAAAAAAATTTAGGGCATTTATTCATTTACATTATTTGAAAGTATATTTGCAAAATGGGGCAATTGCTAAGTTTCGTGTGGAAAGAAAAAATGGAATAGATAATGGAATAGTAAACAATGATCATAATCAACTTTAGACCTTATTATAATGGAAAACCTTAAATGAATAAATAGTTTTTAGAAAATTTAAAAAACACTCAGTTTATCTGAGATATTTGATTTGAGTATCCAATTTTTTTAAGTAAAATTACATACTTTACCACTTTTCTATGTCTCAATTAAAACAAGTGAGGTGTTTGTATATGAGAATTGGATTAATCGGTTTAGGAGATATAGCTGCGAAGGCCTATCTACCGGTCCTTTCTGAAAAAGAAAAGATTGAGTTGGTGCTATGTACAAGAAGTAATAAAACACTAGACCATTTATCAGAAAAATATCGAATCAATGAAACAGTTAATACAGTAGATGAATTGTTAGAAAAGAATATTGATGCAGCATTTGTTAGTACAGCAACGGAAGCTCATTATATGATAACGAAAAAGTTATTATTAAATGGTATAAACGTTTATATTGATAAACCTATTTCAATGAATTTCAAAGAGACTGAACAAATTGTAAATCTAGCCAAAGAACAAGGAAAAATAGCGATGGTTGGATTCAATAGACGATTTACCCCTAGAGTAAAAGAGCTTACTCTGCATGGAAAGGCTAGCTTAATAATCATGCAAAAAAATAGATTTAACTTTCCTGAATATACTAGAAGATTTGTTGTAGAGGATTTTATTCATGTGGTGGATACACTCAGGTATTTACTGTCCACTAATGTAGTTGATTTAAAAGTCAATTTCTTAAAGAAAGATAATATGCTCGAACACCTAGTCATCCATCTTATAGGTGAGGGATGCACCGCTATTGGAATAATGAACAGAAACAACGGTGTTACCGAAGAAATTATTGAATATATGACACCACAAAATAAATATGTAGTGAGTAGTTTAGTCGAAACAACCCATTATCATAATAAAGAAATCAATATTACAAAATTTGGTGATTGGGAACCAACCTTATACAAACGTGGGTTTTACCAAATTGTTGATCACTTTCTTGACTGTGTAAAACAGAATAAACCCCCAGACCCTTCAATAAATGATTCCTTAATCACTCATGAAATTTGTGAAAGAATCGTTCAGTATATTGATTCTAATTCATATTAAATAAAAAACCCGAATAGTAGACTGCAGAGGTCTAATTATTCGGGTTATATTTGTTATTTATTCTTGTTCAGCCATTGCATCCTTCGGAGTACCGAATAAATACGTAAGAACGAAACCACCAGCATAACCAGCAAGTAATCCGATCACATATTTAAGCCACATTCCGTGCGCAATAAGTGGAACTAACGCTAAGCCTGAAGGACCAATTGCAATTGCTCCAATATTACCAAACATTCCAATTACTGCCCCTCCAATACCACCACCGATACATGCAGTGATAAATGGACGACCAAGAGGTAATGTAACACCATAAATTAATGGTTCACCAATACCTAAAATACCTACTGGAAGAGCACCTTTTATCATATTTGATAATGATTTATTCTTTTTGCAACGTAACCATAATGCTAATGCTGCACCAACTTGTCCAGCACCTGCCATTGCAAGAATTGGTAATAATTCTGTAGCACCAGTTGTATTAATTAATTCGATATGAATTGGAGTTAATACTTGATGTAAACCTAACATTACTAATGGTAAGAATCCCATACCTAATATAAATCCTGCAAAAATACCGCCTTTTGCAATAATCCAGTTAATTGAGCCAATTAAGTTATCAGAAATAAATCCTGCAAATGGCATGATAAAGAAAATTGTAAGCAAACCTACTACTAATAAAGCAATCATTGGTGTAATAATAATATCTAAAGAATCTGGAATAACTTTACGTAATTGTTTTTCTAAAAGTGATAATAAATAGACTGCAAGTAGTACTCCAATAATACCACCTTGACCTGGAGCTAATGGATCACCATTAAAGATATTTTTAATTGGTTGATCAGGAAGCATACCTGTTAAAAGT
This genomic interval from Gottfriedia acidiceleris contains the following:
- a CDS encoding TetR/AcrR family transcriptional regulator, producing the protein MNDRKQHVVKIAHELFIEKGFQATSIQDILEYSGISKGTFYNYFSSKSDLVVALFNMIYKKLEHERNELLIGQSPSNIEIFIKQITLLMEANRDNKLISLFEEVIYINDLDIKQFIREGNFKTLNWVYTRFLDIFGSEKKDFLLDSAIMFLGIIHHNVRYYDLAKDMNISMDQVVRYSVKRIIKIVEDVEESGEQLFNLELLDRWLPVRKTEENLQQKLSSIICTMKKSALNSNEQQKYNELLDFLQNELLQSKTPRKYLIESALVSLNEGKMLLGEKELQRLNELIDINFIQHVK
- a CDS encoding DHA2 family efflux MFS transporter permease subunit, whose product is MDHSMNKSVSPPYGIITILMIGAFIAFLNNTLLNIALPSIMKDLDVEPSTVQWLSTGYMLVNGILIPTTAFLIQKYSVRHLFLTALLLFNIGTLTAGFAHVFSLLLAGRMIQASGSAILMPLLMNVMLTSFPVEKRGTAMGFFGLVMMGAPAIGPTLSGWIIEHYDWRMLFHVVSPIAFTILIIGFFLLKDKKEKSNSTIDLFSVLLSSLGFGGLLYGFSTAGTKGWESPEAYVTLIVGIISLVLFILRQLKLDTPMLNFRIYRYPMFALSSAISIVVTMAMFSAMMLLPIYTQTLRGIKPFDAGLMLLPGALLMAIMSPITGKLFDKIGGRILAVTGLAIMTVTTYFLSKLTMDTTYTHIIILYSLRMFGMSMVMMPVSTNGLNQLPKRFYPHGTAMNNTLQQVSGAIGTALLVTVMSNRTESKAKELAAEAMKHVTSKPTPEMLAQIKQEITMKAMLEGINFSFYVTVFVAAVALVLAFFIKRSTPAEEPVVKENTNTSSNFKKKLAEN
- a CDS encoding long-chain fatty acid--CoA ligase, yielding MSTSHFAYWPKRVSKSLTLPETTLYDNLVVSAKRYPNKTAIEYYGASTTYKQLLEEVDHLAGYLEQRLEISPGERVMLYMQNSPQYVIAFYAILRVRGIVVPINPMNTTDELEFYINDCEIKTAIIGQELTPQIEPLKATTGLENLIVAVYSEYLPTIPLVSDLTVEITEIKKIYQNENLFYWEDAIQTQLTPSLYEGKSDDVAVLPYTSGTTGLPKGCVHTHKTVQANVVGSAVWMNISANAVSFSTLPLFHVTGMVHGMHTPILTGSSMVLLTRWNRNHACKLIEHYQCTHWVNISTMLIDFLANPNLNIDHIKSLVNIAGGGAPLPEAVGDQLFQLTGLKFVEGYGLSETIAQTHFNPPDRPKLQCLGIPSFDVDARIIEPVTMKQLGVGEVGEIVVNGPQVFKGYFNRPEETNDAFIEMDGKLFFRTGDIGRFDDEGYYFIVDRVKRMINASGFKVWPTEVENLLYKHPAIQQACVVSKPDEKRGETVKAYVILNPLYSGNVSEDDIIDWSKEHMANYKYPRYVEFIDKFPTTASGKILWRALQEAEWSKVEQVND
- a CDS encoding Gfo/Idh/MocA family protein — its product is MRIGLIGLGDIAAKAYLPVLSEKEKIELVLCTRSNKTLDHLSEKYRINETVNTVDELLEKNIDAAFVSTATEAHYMITKKLLLNGINVYIDKPISMNFKETEQIVNLAKEQGKIAMVGFNRRFTPRVKELTLHGKASLIIMQKNRFNFPEYTRRFVVEDFIHVVDTLRYLLSTNVVDLKVNFLKKDNMLEHLVIHLIGEGCTAIGIMNRNNGVTEEIIEYMTPQNKYVVSSLVETTHYHNKEINITKFGDWEPTLYKRGFYQIVDHFLDCVKQNKPPDPSINDSLITHEICERIVQYIDSNSY
- a CDS encoding PTS transporter subunit EIIC; the protein is MDKYQRLASEIADAIGGTDNVVSFTNCMTRLRVNVADRNLINEDQVKKINGVLGTVDDETYQIILGPGTVTKVAEQFGQLKNSSSGKQGTSSVALQEKGSDLKAELKKKNNTPFKNFLRKVGNIFIPLIPAFVGAGLIAGIASILSNNITAQNLDAATWSQYVTVLNVIKNAIFAYLAIYVGINAAKEFGATPSLGGVIGGITLLTGMLPDQPIKNIFNGDPLAPGQGGIIGVLLAVYLLSLLEKQLRKVIPDSLDIIITPMIALLVVGLLTIFFIMPFAGFISDNLIGSINWIIAKGGIFAGFILGMGFLPLVMLGLHQVLTPIHIELINTTGATELLPILAMAGAGQVGAALALWLRCKKNKSLSNMIKGALPVGILGIGEPLIYGVTLPLGRPFITACIGGGIGGAVIGMFGNIGAIAIGPSGLALVPLIAHGMWLKYVIGLLAGYAGGFVLTYLFGTPKDAMAEQE